From one Trifolium pratense cultivar HEN17-A07 linkage group LG1, ARS_RC_1.1, whole genome shotgun sequence genomic stretch:
- the LOC123909725 gene encoding amino acid permease 3-like, producing the protein MTMEKGGNNNHQHQPFEVSIDTAGSKCFDDDGRLKRTGNKWTASAHIITAVIGSGVLSLAWAIAQLGWVAGPAMMILFSFVTYYTSTLLSVCYRTGDQLNGKRNYTYTDAVRAYLGGFKVKICGVVQYANLFGVAIGYTIAASISMMAIKRSNCFHSSGGKNPCHMNGNVYMISFGIVEILFSQIPDFDQLWWLSALAAVMSFTYSTIGLGLGIGKVIENKGIKGSLTGITVGTVTETQKVWRSFQALGNIAFAYSYSMILIEIQDTIKSPPSESKTMKKATLISVIVTTIFYMLCGCFGYAAFGDISPGNLLTGFGFYNPFWLLDIANAAIVIHLVGAYQVYCQPLYSVVEKTAAEKFPDSDFVNKDIEIPIPCVASPLKINLFRLVWRTIFVIITTVISMLLPFFNDIVGLIGAVGFWPLTVYFPVEMYIVQMKIPKWSTKWICLHMLSAACLVISLAAAAGSVAGVIADLGVYKPFHAMY; encoded by the exons ATGACTATGGAAAAAGGTGGCAACAATAATCATCAACACCAACCATTTGAAGTTTCCATTGATACTGCTGGTTCTAAGTGCTTTGATGATGATGGCCGTTTAAAAAGAACTG GAAATAAATGGACAGCTAGTGCACACATAATAACAGCAGTGATAGGTTCTGGAGTACTATCACTTGCATGGGCTATAGCCCAACTTGGATGGGTAGCAGGCCCAGCCATGATGATTCTTTTCTCCTTTGTTACTTACTACACCTCCACTCTTCTCTCTGTTTGTTACCGTACTGGTGACCAACTCAATGGAAAAAGAAACTACACTTACACTGATGCTGTTAGAGCATATCTTGGTGGCTTTAAGGTCAAGATTTGTGGAGTTGTTCAATATGCTAATCTTTTTGGGGTTGCCATTGGTTACACTATTGCTGCTTCCATAAGCATGAT GGCAATCAAAAGGTCTAATTGTTTCCATAGCAGTGGAGGAAAAAATCCATGTCACATGAATGGAAATGTTTACATGATTTCATTTGGTATTGTGGAAATATTATTCTCCCAAATTCCTGACTTTGATCAGTTATGGTGGCTGTCTGCTCTAGCTGCTGTTATGTCCTTCACATACTCAACTATTGGACTTGGCCTTGGTATTGGTAAAGTTATAG AAAACAAGGGCATTAAAGGAAGCCTAACCGGCATAACTGTTGGTACTGTGACAGAAACTCAAAAAGTTTGGAGAAGCTTCCAAGCTCTTGGTAACATAGCTTTTGCTTACTCCTACTCAATGATCCTCATTGAAATTCag GACACAATCAAGTCCCCTCCATCGGAGTCGAAAACAATGAAGAAAGCTACTTTAATCAGTGTTATAGTCACCACAATTTTCTACATGCTATGTGGTTGTTTCGGATACGCTGCTTTCGGAGACATAAGTCCCGGAAACCTTCTAACCGGTTTCGGTTTCTATAACCCTTTCTGGCTCCTCGATATAGCCAATGCTGCAATAGTCATCCACTTAGTCGGCGCTTACCAAGTTTACTGCCAACCTCTCTACTCAGTAGTCGAGAAAACCGCAGCTGAAAAATTCCCAGATAGCGATTTCGTCAACAAAGACATTGAAATTCCGATCCCATGCGTCGCCTCTCCGTTAAAAATCAACCTCTTTAGATTGGTTTGGAGGACAATTTTTGTGATCATTACAACAGTAATATCAATGCTTCTACCATTTTTCAATGACATTGTTGGATTAATCGGAGCCGTTGGATTTTGGCCTCTAACTGTGTATTTTCCAGTGGAAATGTACATTGTTCAAATGAAAATACCAAAATGGAGCACAAAATGGATTTGTTTACACATGCTTAGTGCTGCATGTCTTGTGATTTCTTTAGCTGCTGCAGCTGGTTCTGTTGCTGGTGTTATTGCTGATCTTGGAGTTTATAAGCCATTTCATGCTATGTACTAa
- the LOC123907494 gene encoding protein CELLULOSE SYNTHASE INTERACTIVE 3: protein MSESPFPEQQRSIYSDSQPMEHNDETGMDDPEFTMATVANFLEQLHANMSSPHEKELITGRLLGVSRRRKDARALIGSHAQAMPLLINILRNGTPLAKVNVASTLSILCKDEDLRLKVLLGGCIPPLLSVLKYESTDARKAAAEAIYEVSSGGLSDDHVGMKIFVTEGVVPTLWNQLNPQNKEDKVVEGFITGALRNLCGEKDGYWKVTLEAGGVDIIVGLLSSDNYFSQSNAASLLARLMLAFSDSIPKVIDSGAVKVLLQLIGQKNDISVRASAADALEALSSKSTKAKKAIVNEGGVPILIGAIVAPSTECMRGDGGRALQEHATRALANIYGGMSALILYLGELSHSPRLSAPVGDIIGALAYALMVFVENLDVDEEHFDATQIEDKLVTLLKPRDNKLIQERVLEAMASLYGNVYLSKWLVQADSKKVLIGLITMAAPDVQEYLILSLTSLCCERIGIWEAIKKREGIQLLISLVGLSSEQHQEYSVQLLAILTHQVDDSKWAITAAGGIPPLVQLLETGSQKAREEAANVLWSLCCHSEDIRACVESAGAIPAFLWLLKSGGSKGQEASAMALTKLIRVADAATINQLLALLLGDSTSSKAHIIRVLGHVLSIASQKDLLQKGSAANKGLSSLVQVLNSSHAETQEYAASVLADLFITRQDICDSLATDEIVLPCMMKLLSSKTQGVATQSARALCALSRPTKNKAANMISYIVEGDVEPLIKLAKSSSVDAAETAVAALANLLFDPFIAAEALAEDVVSALTRVLAEGTSEGKQNASRALHQLLKQFPVGEVLKGNAQCRFTVLALVDSLRAMDMDGTDAADTLGAIALLVRTKKGVNFTYPLWLALGEIPSSLELLIYCLAEGPTLVQDKAIEILSRLCGDQAAVLGDLLFANSRSIVSLANRIINSSSSEVKVGGAALLICAAKEKKGLSTDSLDSSGYLKPLIYSLVDMVKQSCSCSSLDIEVFATKGFMERNAFQEVDVFDIPDPATVLGGTVALWLLSVIASFHSNSKLTVMEAGGLEALCNKLVRHTSNPQAEYEDTEGIWISALFLAILFKDANIILSPATMNIIPTIALLLRSDEVIDKYFAAQAMASLVSNGNRGINLAIANSGAVAGLITIIGHIESDMPNLVALSEEFSLVRNPDQVVLDTLFEIEDVRLGSTVRKSIPLLVDLLRPIPERPNAPPVAVRLLISIADGSDANKSILAEAGALEALNKYLSLSPQDSTETAITELLRILFSNSDLINHEASTSSLNQLIAVLRLGSRNSRYSAARAIHELFDANYIRDSELAKQAIQPLVDMLNTTSGNEQDAALMALIKLTSGDSSKASVFTDVEGNPLESLYKVLSSASSLELKTHAAHLCYALFGNSKIRANPVASECLKPLISLMQSGSETAIEYGVCAFDRLLEDEQQVELAAAYNVVDLLVGLVSGGNYQLIEATISALIKLAKDRTPSKHDMVKAGIIDNCLELFQSAPSSLCSTIAELFRILTNSVAIARSSDAAEIVEPLFNVLLRQDFNLWGQHSALQALVNILEKPQSLASLKLTPSQVIEPLISFLESPSLAIQQLGTELLSHLLAQDHFQQDITTKNAVVPLVRLAGIGILNLQQTAIKALEKISTSWPKAVADAGGLFELAKVIIQDDPQPPHALWESAALVLSNVLRSNTDYYFKVPVVVLVKLLHSTLESTISIALNALIVYERSYGSSAEEMMEAGALDALLHLVRSHQCEEASGGLLETLFNNVRIREMKISKYAIAPLSQYLLDPHTRSQSGKLLAALALGNLSQHERHARASDSVSACRALISLLEDQPTEEMTMVAICALQNFVMKSKTNKRAVAEAGGILVIQELLLFPNTEVAGQAALLIKFLFSTQTLQEYVSNELIRSLTAALERELWSTATINEEVLKTLHVIFINFPKLHISEAATLCIPHLVGALKSGSEAAQDSVLDTFFLLKQSWSTMPIDIAKSQAIIAAEAIPILQMLMKTCPPSFHERADTLLHCLPGCLTVTIKRGNNLKQSMGSTNAFCQLTIGNGPPKQTKVVNHSTSPEWKEGFTWAFDVPPKGQKLHIVCKSKNTFGKSSLGRVTIQIDKVVTEGVYSGLFSLNHDSNKDVSSRTLEIEILWSNRISNDDI from the exons ATGTCAGAGTCTCCCTTTCCTGAACAGCAAAGATCCATTTATTCTGATTCTCAGCCCAT GGAACACAATGACGAAACAGGAATGGATGATCCAGAATTTACAATGGCAACAGTTGCTAATTTTTTGGAGCAACTGCACGCCAATATGTCATCACCACATGAGAAAGAACTTATAACAGGACGATTATTAGGTGTTTCCAGGAGAAGAAAGGATGCTAGAGCACTTATTGGTTCTCATGCCCAAGCCATGCCATTGCTCATAAACATTCTCAGAAATGGAACCCCTCTTGCAAAAGTTAATGTAGCTTCCACTTTGAGTATCCTGTGCAAAGATGAAGACTTGAGGTTAAAAGTACTTCTTGGTGGTTGTATCCCACCATTACTATCagttttaaaatatgaatcaacTGATGCTAGGAAGGCAGCAGCTGAAGCAATATATGAAGTTTCCTCTGGTGGTCTTTCAGATGATCATGTTGGTATGAAAATTTTTGTTACAGAAGGTGTAGTTCCAACCTTATGGAATCAACTGAATCCACAGAACAAGGAAGACAAAGTTGTGGAGGGTTTTATTACCGGAGCATTAAGAAATCTATGTGGGGAAAAAGATGGTTATTGGAAAGTAACATTAGAAGCTGGAGGTGTGGATATCATTGTGGGTCTCTTGTCTTCAGataattatttttctcagtCAAATGCAGCTTCCCTGTTGGCACGTTTAATGCTGGCTTTCAGCGATAGCATCCCCAAAGTAATAGACTCTGGAGCAGTCAAAGTTTTACTTCAACTTATTGGTCAGAAAAATGACATTTCTGTGCGAGCCAGTGCTGCCGATGCCCTAGAGGCCCTTTCTTCAAAGTCTACCAAGGCTAAAAAGGCTATTGTTAATGAAGGTGGTGTTCCAATCCTTATCGGAGCTATTGTCGCTCCTTCAACAGAATGTATGCGAGGTGATGGTGGTCGGGCTTTGCAAGAGCATGCAACTCGAGCTTTAGCCAACATCTACGGGGGCATGTCTGCTTTAATATTATATCTTGGAGAACTTTCCCATTCTCCTCGCCTTTCCGCACCAGTTGGTGATATAATTGGCGCACTTGCGTATGCACTCATGGTCTTTGTGGAAAACCTTGATGTTGATGAGGAACATTTTGATGCAACTCAGATAGAGGATAAACTAGTAACTCTTTTAAAGCCTAGAGACAACAAGCTGATTCAAGAGCGTGTTCTCGAGGCCATGGCTAGCCTTTATGGAAATGTCTATCTCTCGAAGTGGCTCGTTCAAGCAGATTCAAAAAAGGTTCTCATTGGACTTATAACTATGGCTGCTCCTGATGTGCAAGAGTATCTGATACTTTCACTGACAAGCTTGTGTTGTGAAAGGATTGGAATATGGGAGGCCATAAAAAAACGAGAAGGTATCCAATTGCTGATATCATTGGTGGGATTATCCAGTGAGCAGCATCAAGAGTACTCAGTTCAATTGCTAGCGATCTTAACTCACCAGGTTGATGACAGCAAATGGGCAATCACTGCTGCTGGAGGGATTCCACCATTGGTGCAGTTGTTGGAGACAGGATCACAAAAAGCAAGAGAGGAAGCGGCTAATGTTCTTTGGAGTTTGTGCTGCCACAGTGAAGATATCCGTGCCTGTGTTGAAAGTGCTGGAGCCATACCAGCATTTTTGTGGCTTCTCAAGAGTGGTGGATCAAAAGGACAAGAAGCTTCTGCCATGGCACTGACAAAGCTTATCCGAGTAGCTGATGCTGCCACAATTAACCAGCTATTAGCATTGCTCCTAGGGGACTCTACAAGTTCGAAGGCCCATATAATTCGGGTTTTAGGTCATGTGCTTTCTATTGCTTCACAGAAGGATCTCCTTCAGAAGGGATCTGCAGCCAATAAAGGACTGAGTTCTCTTGTTCAAGTTCTCAATTCATCACATGCGGAAACCCAAGAATATGCAGCTTCAGTCCTTGCTGATCTATTTATCACAAGACAAGACATTTGTGATAGTCTTGCAACGGATGAGATCGTTCTTCCTTGCATGATGAAACTTTTGAGTAGCAAAACTCAAGGTGTTGCCACTCAGTCCGCTCGAGCCTTATGTGCTCTGTCTCGTCCAACCAAGAACAAAGCTGCAAATATGATCTCTTATATTGTAGAGGGTGATGTTGAGCCACTAATCAAATTAGCTAAATCATCCTCTGTTGATGCTGCCGAAACTGCTGTTGCTGCATTGGCCAATCTTCTCTTTGATCCCTTTATTGCCGCTGAAGCTCTAGCTGAAGATGTTGTTTCAGCTTTAACAAGAGTTCTGGCAGAAGGAACCTCAGAAGGTAAACAAAATGCATCACGTGCACTTCATCAATTACTGAAGCAGTTTCCAGTAGGCGAAGTTCTCAAGGGGAATGCTCAATGCCGTTTCACTGTGCTTGCGCTTGTTGATTCATTAAGAGCTATGGATATGGATGGAACTGATGCTGCAGATACTTTAGGAGCAATTGCACTGCTAGTCAGGACTAAAAAGGGTGTCAACTTTACATACCCTCTGTGGTTAGCTCTGGGTGAAATACCATCAAGCTTAGAACTTCTCATCTACTGTTTGGCTGAGGGACCTACCCTTGTGCAAGACAAGGCAATTGAAATTCTCTCTAGGCTTTGTGGGGATCAGGCAGCTGTTCTTGGTGATTTATTATTTGCTAATTCCAGATCCATTGTTTCATTGGCTAATAGAATAATAAACTCCTCAAGTTCAGAAGTGAAAGTTGGTGGAGCTGCCTTACTAATTTGTGCGGCAAAGGAGAAGAAAGGGCTTTCAACGGATTCACTCGACTCTTCTGGTTATCTAAAACCACTAATATATTCATTAGTTGATATGGTGAAGCAGAGTTGTAGCTGTTCTTCATTAGATATTGAAGTATTCGCCACTAAAGGTTTTATGGAGAGGAATGCATTTCAAGAAGTTGACGTGTTTGATATTCCTGATCCGGCTACAGTCTTGGGAGGTACTGTTGCCCTGTGGTTGCTCTCAGTTATTGCTTCTTTTCATTCGAATAGCAAGCTCACAGTTATGGAAGCTGGTGGGCTTGAAGCTCTCTGTAACAAACTTGTGAGACATACTTCAAATCCACAG GCAGAATATGAGGATACTGAAGGAATATGGATCAGTGCCTTGTTCTTGGCCATTTTGTTTAAAGATGCAAACATCATTCTATCACCTGCAACAATGAACATTATACCTACTATAGCTCTTCTGCTAAGATCCGACGAAGtaattgataaatattttgCTGCCCAGGCTATGGCTAGTCTTGTTTCTAATGGTAACAGGGGGATAAATCTTGCCATTGCAAATTCTGGTGCTGTTGCTGGATTGATAACTATTATTGGGCATATCGAATCAGATATGCCAAATCTTGTGGCTTTATCAGAAGAATTTTCTTTGGTGCGAAACCCTGATCAAGTAGTTTTGGATACCCTTTTTGAAATTGAAGATGTAAGATTAGGGTCTACTGTCCGGAAATCTATACCCCTCTTAGTGGACCTCTTAAGACCAATACCAGAAAGGCCTAATGCCCCACCAGTTGCTGTTAGACTCTTGATATCCATTGCAGATGGAAGTGATGCAAACAAATCAATTCTGGCAGAAGCTGGAGCTCTGGAAGCTTTGAACAAATACCTGTCATTGAGCCCTCAAGACTCAACTGAGACTGCTATTACAGAGTTACTGAGAATATTATTTTCTAATTCTGACCTCATTAATCACGAAGCATCAACAAGTTCATTGAACCAACTCATAGCTGTTTTGCGTCTTGGATCAAGAAATTCTAGATATAGTGCAGCAAGGGCAATTCATGAACTCTTTGACGCCAACTATATTAGAGATTCAGAACTAGCTAAACAGGCCATTCAGCCATTGGTTGACATGCTCAACACAACATCAGGGAATGAGCAGGACGCTGCTCTCATGGCCTTGATCAAGTTAACATCAGGAGATTCGTCAAAAGCATCTGTTTTTACTGATGTGGAAGGAAATCCACTTGAAAGTTTATACAAAgtattgtcttctgcttcttctTTGGAACTGAAGACCCATGCCGCACATCTCTGCTATGCTCTTTTTGGTAATAGCAAGATCAGAGCAAACCCAGTTGCCTCAGAATGTCTGAAACCCCTTATATCACTAATGCAGTCTGGTTCTGAGACAGCAATAGAATATGGGGTTTGTGCGTTTGATAGATTGTTGGAAGATGAACAGCAGGTAGAGCTTGCAGCAGCCTATAATGTTGTGGATCTCCTTGTTGGCTTGGTTTCTGGTGGGAACTATCAGCTTATTGAGGCCACTATATCTGCTCTAATTAAATTGGCAAAAGACAGGACTCCTAGCAAACATGACATGGTCAAAGCTGGCATTATTGATAATTGTCTCGAGCTATTTCAATCAGCACCTAGCTCATTATGTTCCACAATTGCTGAGCTTTTTCGCATTTTAACTAATAGTGTTGCAATTGCTAGAAGTTCAGATGCTGCAGAAATTGTAGAACCCCTTTTTAATGTTTTGCTCCGTCAGGATTTCAACTTATGGGGACAGCACAGTGCCTTACAAGCACTAGTAAATATATTGGAGAAACCGCAAAGTCTTGCATCCTTAAAGCTTACTCCTAGCCAAGTCATTGAACCCTTGATTTCTTTTCTTGAATCCCCATCCCTAGCTATTCAGCAGCTTGGCACAGAACTGTTATCTCATCTTCTTGCACAGGATCACTTTCAGCAAGATATTACAACAAAGAATGCAGTTGTGCCCCTTGTACGGCTTGCAGGAATTGGAATTTTAAATTTACAGCAAACAGCAATAAAAGCATTGGAAAAAATTTCCACGAGCTGGCCAAAGGCCGTTGCTGATGCGGGAGGTCTTTTTGAACTTGCAAAAGTTATTATTCAAGATGATCCTCAGCCACCACATGCACTCTGGGAATCTGCTGCTTTAGTTCTCTCTAATGTCTTACGTTCCAATACTGATTACTATTTTAAAGTTCCTGTGGTGGTTCTTGTAAAACTCTTGCACTCAACACTTGAGAGTACAATTAGCATAGCGCTAAATGCTCTAATAGTTTATGAAAGAAGCTATGGTTCAAGTGCTGAAGAGATGATGGAAGCTGGAGCTTTGGATGCTCTGTTGCACCTTGTAAGATCTCATCAATGCGAAGAAGCGTCCGGTGGCTTACTTGAAACTTTGTTTAACAATGTGAGAATACGGGAGATGAAGATATCTAAGTATGCTATAGCGCCTTTATCCCAATATCTGTTAGATCCACATACCAGATCACAGTCTGGCAAGCTTCTTGCTGCTTTAGCTCTGGGAAATCTTTCCCAGCATGAACGACATGCTAGAGCTAGTGACTCTGTATCTGCATGTCGTGCATTGATAAGTTTACTAGAAGATCAGCCAACTGAAGAAATGACGATGGTGGCTATATGCGCATTACAAAACTTTGTCATGAAGAGCAAGACCAATAAACGTGCTGTTGCAGAAGCTGGGGGCATACTGGTGATTCAGGAATTGCTACTGTTTCCAAATACAGAAGTTGCTGGGCAAGCAGCTCTTTtgatcaaatttttgttttctacCCAGACATTACAAGAGTATGTGTCAAATGAGCTGATCAGATCTCTGACag CTGCACTCGAAAGAGAGTTATGGTCGACTGCCACAATCAACGAGGAGGTTTTGAAAACACTGCATGTGATATTCATCAACTTCCCTAAGCTCCACATATCTGAAGCAGCAACCCTTTGCATTCCTCATTTGGTAGGGGCCCTTAAATCTGGGAGTGAAGCGGCTCAAGACTCTGTACTTGACACCTTTTTCTTGCTAAAACAATCATGGTCGACCATGCCAATAGATATAGCAAAATCTCAAGCCATTATTGCCGCTGAAGCCATCCCCATCTTGCAAATGCTCATGAAAACCTGCCCACCAAGTTTCCATGAAAGGGCAGATACACTTCTGCACTGCTTACCAGGTTGTTTGACTGTCACCATTAAACGTGGAAACAATCTCAAGCAAAGTATGGGAAGCACCAATGCATTTTGCCAGTTGACAATAGGCAATGGCCCTCCAAAACAAACCAAG GTAGTGAACCATAGTACTTCTCCGGAATGGAAAGAAGGTTTCACATGGGCATTTGATGTACCTCCCAAGGGCCAAAAACTCCATATCGTATGCAAAAGCAAGAATACTTTTGGAAAG TCAAGTCTTGGAAGAGTCACCATCCAAATTGATAAAGTTGTGACGGAAGGGGTTTATAGTGGATTATTCAGTCTTAATCATGATAGCAACAAAGATGTTTCTTCCCGAACACTTGAAATCGAGATTCTATGGTCCAACAGAATTTCTAATGATGACATTTGA
- the LOC123899103 gene encoding aspartic proteinase Asp1, with the protein MDCKIKIPFLTLFLFLLFSSIFPLTFSAANKPLNTDKLHRRGSSTVFRVQGNVYPLGYYTVSLKIGNPPKPYDLDIDSGSDLTWVQCDAPCKGCTKPNHQLYKPSNNLVQCVDQLCAGVHLTSDHHCDTPDDQCDYEVEYADHGSSLGVLVRDYIPLQFTNGSVIHPKIAFGCGYDQKYSGHTSPPSTTGVLGLGNGKTSILSQLHSLGHIRNVVGHCLSGRGGGFLFFGDDLIPSSGIVWTPMLPSSSEKHYILGPAEVLFNGKPTTVKGLELIFDSGSSYTYFNSKAYRAILDLVTNDIKGKQLTRATEDPSLPICWKGSKSFKSVSDAKSYFKPLALRFKKVKNLQMLIPPEGYLIVTKHGNVCFGILDGTEVGLGNLNIIGDISLQDKMVIYDNERQQIGWISSNCDRIPDIDRDFEGDAFQQPHAANLGIFDNRCPADSEL; encoded by the exons atggattgTAAAATCAAAATACCATTTCTCacgctttttctttttctgctattttcttccattttccCACTCACTTTCTCAGCTGCCAATAAACCCCTTAACACCGATAAGCTCCACCGACGTGGTTCCTCTACCGTTTTCCGTGTTCAAGGGAATGTTTACCCTCTAGG GTATTATACAGTGTCTCTCAAGATTGGCAATCCTCCAAAACCTTATGACCTTGATATTGACTCAGGTAGTGACCTCACTTGGGTTCAGTGTGATGCACCATGTAAAGGTTGCACTAAG CCTAATCATCAGCTTTATAAACCCAGCAACAACCTTGTGCAATGTGTGGACCAGTTATGCGCTGGAGTGCATTTGACATCAGACCATCACTGTGATACCCCAGATGATCAGTGTGATTATGAGGTTGAATATGCAGATCATGGATCGTCTCTAGGGGTCCTCGTCCGAGACTACATTCCCCTTCAATTTACTAATGGATCTGTGATACACCCTAAGATAGCCTTTGG ATGTGGATATGATCAAAAGTATTCTGGTCATACATCCCCACCTTCTACAACGGGAGTCCTTGGCCTTGGCAATGGAAAAACAAGTATTTTGTCCCAGCTTCACTCTCTAGGTCATATTCGCAATGTAGTAGGTCATTGCTTAAGTGGTCGAGGAGGAGGGTTTTTATTCTTTGGAGACGATCTCATTCCCTCATCAGGAATTGTTTGGACACCCATGTTACCTAGTTCTTCAGA AAAACACTACATTTTGGGACCAGCAGAAGTGCTTTTCAATGGAAAGCCTACTACTGTTAAGGGTCTTGAACTTATTTTTGATAGTGGAAGCTCTTACACATACTTCAATTCCAAAGCTTACCGCGCTATTCTTGATCTG GTAACTAATGATATAAAGGGAAAACAATTGACAAGAGCAACTGAGGATCCATCCCTTCCAATTTGCTGGAAGGGTTCAAAGTCTTTCAAATCTGTAAGTGACGCCAAAAGCTATTTCAAGCCCTTAGCATTGAGATTCAAAAAAGTGAAGAATTTGCAGATGCTAATACCGCCAGAAGGCTATCTCATTGTCACT AAACATGGAAATGTTTGCTTCGGGATTCTGGATGGTACTGAAGTAGGACTAGGAAATCTTAACATAATAGGAG ACATCTCTTTACAAGATAAAATGGTAATTTACGACAACGAGAGACAGCAGATTGGATGGATTTCTTCCAATTGTGATAGGATTCCAGA CATCGACCGTGACTTTGAAGGTGATGCTTTTCAACAGCCGCATGCAGCCAATTTGGGTATCTTTGACAACCGATGCCCTGCAGATTCTGAATTATAA